The DNA window TCCTAAATTTCACTGTGCAGCTGTGTAACCTaggcttttgttttttatctgtgAAGTGAGAATAATCATGTCACTGTCCTGTGCAGGCTGAACACTACATAAATGTGAGACCAAATATCCATTCAAGCAGATACCTGTTGAGACATGTTCCTAAGAAACTCCATGTACTAAGAGCAGCGTATCTGCATTCCAATTTACAGTATGGGATCCAGGAGATGATTATAGAAGTGTTTGACCATGATGTTGTTCAGCCAAGAGGACAGAGCTAACTTCAGAGGAGCAAGTGTCACCAAGTGCACATGATAGCCTAGCAGAGGACACTGAAGTGTTGCCAACCAACACAATCCAGACAGTAGCATGTTATAAAGGCCTAACTCCTTACTCTTTCCACATTGACTTATCTTGCATTAAACCTAATTCTAATCCAAAGGGCCACATAAAGAAGCCTAAGAGGATGTCAAATATCTAGGTATATCTGTGCTTATCAGAAGAGCCTTAAACCTTAAAACAAGCCATGATTGCTTATTGGAGATTAGGAACTTCAATCTTTTTAtgcacttccaacccaaagttcttataattatttcattttctgtaaaacaaaaacacaataatttcaggaattctttttgttttgttttatttatatgtttttcttGACAGgggttctttgtgtagccctggccattctGAAACTTGTTTTGTAGGCcatgctagcctcaaattcacaaagatccacctctgcctctgcctctgcctctgcctctgcctctgcctctgcctctgcctctgcctctgcctctgcctctgcctcccaagttatgagattaaaagcatgctcCACCAGAGTCCAGTTTCATCTGAGGTATTCTTGGGCTCTGTACATCcacattttttaaatctattagAGGAAAATATCCTTGCTTGAAACCTTAGCTCCACATGTTGGTTTATTCAGTAGTTATGCCAGCGGTCCAAACTGCTAAACAGATATGGCAGCCCACCTCTAAACTTCGACTGTTGGGAACCATAGACATCATATAACTgccttttcagatttattttctctAGAGCCACTTTATTGATTTCTTTTAAGTATAGAAATCATTTAAACCTACATTTAAGAGGATTAACAACTTGGAtgggtgtggtagtacacacctgtagTACTAACACTTAAGGAGGCTGAGGTaagatttcaagttcaaggccaatctaagCTATAATTTTCAAAAcgaaataaaattaataacattCAGTTAGAGATATCATTATTGAAAATTTCCATCTTTGCAATGAGAATAGTGTGGTGTTGCTGAATGTAATTTGAGGGCTGAACAGACAGATTTGAGAACAAATTATCTTTATCCTACACCTACTGTGTGTATGTAAAAACCCTTGCCTCTAATAAGGTAAGTTTAGAGTTACTTTTTACTCTCacagtagggtgtgtgtgtgtgttctttaagGTAATGATTTACTAAAAACTACCTTGGCACCACACTCATGTCCTCATTCACAGTCACAATGCACTAGGCACTCCTCCGATTTTTCTTCATAGCTTTGTACAACTTAATATTCAGGCTAGGGAAACTAGAAATTTCTTCCAGGTCAAACAGTTCCTTAAATTTATctacaaatttattttctttctccagcCTGAATCTCATAGCCCAGAGTATAATGGTAGTTTCTTTGCAGAGATGGTCAAAGGTCATGAGAAGCTCCTCCAGGAACGGATGGGCATAGACAACATCTGCTGCCAGGATGTAGTCAAAGTTATTGGAAGACCTGGGGAAATTCCTGTCTAATGCTACTCCCCAGGATAGTTCTTTGACCTGAGGCAGATGCTTGCATTTCATTTTGGTGTTTCTGGAAATATTATATTGCAGGTTTCCAAGTAATTCAGGTAAGTCTGTAGCAATCACACGAGCACCTGTGAAAAAGAGGTTCAGATGAAAGGTGATCCTCCTGGAATGTCAGTCAGGTCTCAAACCAACATGCACTCTGAGATTCTTTATAATGGCTAGATCCAAAGAAAAGACTGGGAGCACATACAGAAGGACAATGCTTTTCATAATGGGCTCCAAAAACACTTTTGTGAccctctttttaaaagaagaacaaGGTAGAATCTTGTGGTAATTCTGTATCTTGCTGAACCCCTGGTCTAGCTCATCATCTTTCTCCATTTAGCTATTACAGAACATGGGGGAAAGGACCACAAGAAAAAAGACTATCTCATGGCAAGAATCTAAGGTCACTGCTGAAGGCCAACAGATATTTTTGAAGTGAGTCCTAAGATTTTGCATGCTTTGAAACTTGATGAATTACATAGGGTAGCAACAAACTACCAATACCATGCTggctagtttgtttttgtttttgtt is part of the Mus musculus strain C57BL/6J chromosome 1, GRCm38.p6 C57BL/6J genome and encodes:
- the Mettl21e gene encoding protein-lysine methyltransferase METTL21E — translated: MDLTVTHITHKETYKEPRDDDDDKQVVAEIMARSFIPTLITTIPWEGFHFAGHEIQITEGKDCYGAFVWPSALVLCYFLETHAKQYNMVDKNVIEIGAGTGLVSIVASLLGARVIATDLPELLGNLQYNISRNTKMKCKHLPQVKELSWGVALDRNFPRSSNNFDYILAADVVYAHPFLEELLMTFDHLCKETTIILWAMRFRLEKENKFVDKFKELFDLEEISSFPSLNIKLYKAMKKNRRSA